GGCGCTTACTCACTCTCGCCCAAACAACCGCACAGCATTTCAAACACTGGCAGGGCAGCACTATTTTGGCCACAGTCCCCTCTCAGCATATGTATGGGCTGGAGCACCGCCTCTTTTGGGCGCTTCCTCTACAAGCCAATGTCCATGACCAGATGGCTCAGCTCCCCAGTGACATCCTAAAACGTTTAAGCCAATTAGGCACAGACTCTATACTCATTACCACCCCTTTTCACCTTAACGCTTGCGTTCAATCTGGCTTAAACTTTCCAAACATTCGTGGCGTCCTCTCCGCCACCGCCCCACTTAGCCAAAATCTGGCCAAACACGTCGAAGCATTATTTAAAGCGCCTGTTTATGAAATTTATGGCAGTACCGAAACCGGTGCCATCGCCACTCGACAAGCCGCCTATGAACAAGATTGGCAATTATTTTCAGGCCGAAGCATCATCAAAAAAGCACAACGATTTTACCTATCACAAACTCAAAGTGATGGCAGTCCCAATATTCTCACAGAGTTGCATGACACCATTGAGAATATCACCGATAATCGCTTTACTCTTGGGCCACGTAGTAACGATTTAATTAAAGTCGCAGGCAAACGCGCATCTCTTGCAGAACTCCATCATACCGTCAAAGAAATCTCTGGAATAAAAGACGCTGCTTTTTATTTACCCGAGCAAGAAAGTCATACAAAACTATATCAACGTCTAATCCTTTTTGTCTGCTTTGATGAAAAATTAGTCACAACCACAATGATCAAACAAAAAATCAAACAATATTTTGACCCTATCTTTGTCCCCAAAGAAATCTATAAACTAGAAGAGTTACCACGCAATGAAGTCAGCAAACTGACATTATCCTCTTTAAAAGAACTGTTAGAGCGTTGCCGTCATGAGATTTAATAAAAATCATGCGTGCTTTCAAGGTCACTTCGATCACCAGCCTATCGTTCCAGGTGCATATT
This genomic stretch from Piscirickettsia litoralis harbors:
- a CDS encoding AMP-binding protein, translating into MPPLLINPDGIAVHLSTSGSSGTPTLHAMSWRRLLTLAQTTAQHFKHWQGSTILATVPSQHMYGLEHRLFWALPLQANVHDQMAQLPSDILKRLSQLGTDSILITTPFHLNACVQSGLNFPNIRGVLSATAPLSQNLAKHVEALFKAPVYEIYGSTETGAIATRQAAYEQDWQLFSGRSIIKKAQRFYLSQTQSDGSPNILTELHDTIENITDNRFTLGPRSNDLIKVAGKRASLAELHHTVKEISGIKDAAFYLPEQESHTKLYQRLILFVCFDEKLVTTTMIKQKIKQYFDPIFVPKEIYKLEELPRNEVSKLTLSSLKELLERCRHEI